A stretch of the Arachis stenosperma cultivar V10309 chromosome 6, arast.V10309.gnm1.PFL2, whole genome shotgun sequence genome encodes the following:
- the LOC130932674 gene encoding benzyl alcohol O-benzoyltransferase-like, whose protein sequence is MTSLSSSHSLVFTVQRRQPELVAPASPTPHEVKLLSDIDDQEGLRFQIPLFHIYQHKPSMEGKDPVRIIRDALSRTLVFYYPFAGRIREGHGRKLMVDCTEEGVLFIEADADVTLDQLRGSLHPPFPCSQELLYNVPGSDGIVNCPLLLIQVTRFKCGGFIFAIRVNHTMVDGTGLVQFVSALTEMAQGAHQPSILPVWQRELLLARNPPQITCNHREYEQLPNNKEGTIISYDENDMVQRSFFFGPTEIASLRRLVPRHLGQCTRFELITACLWRCRTKALQLAPEDDVRMMCIVNARARFNPIIPLGYYGNAFVYPAAVASVRKLCENPFGYAVELIKKVKAEVTEEYVRSVADLMVTKGRPLFTTVGSCIVSNLTRFGLKEADFGWGKALYAGVSQGGAGPAFHGATFFMNYENEKGEKGVLFPIYLPSNAMERFEKELGDFLGGDFNNNQPTKSDEIPMFMRSTL, encoded by the exons ATGACTTCACTATCATCGTCTCACTCTTTAGTCTTTACAGTCCAAAGGCGCCAACCGGAGCTGGTGGCTCCGGCTTCGCCCACTCCCCACGAAGTTAAACTATTATCTGACATAGATGATCAAGAAGGGTTGCGTTTCCAAATTCCACTCTTTCATATTTATCAGCACAAGCCATCTATGGAAGGAAAAGACCCAGTTAGGATTATAAGAGATGCACTCTCGAGAACACTTGTGTTTTACTACCCATTTGCCGGCAGGATCAGGGAAGGTCATGGCCGCAAGTTGATGGTGGATTGTACCGAGGAGGGTGTCTTGTTTATTGAGGCAGATGCTGACGTAACACTTGATCAACTTCGTGGCTCTCTTCATCCTCCATTTCCATGCTCCCAAGAACTCCTTTATAATGTTCCAGGCTCTGATGGAATTGTCAACTGCCCCCTTCTACTCATAcag GTCACACGCTTTAAGTGCGGTGGTTTCATTTTTGCCATACGGGTGAACCACACCATGGTGGATGGAACTGGTCTAGTACAATTTGTGAGTGCTTTAACCGAAATGGCTCAAGGTGCTCATCAACCTTCCATTCTGCCTGTATGGCAAAGGGAGCTCCTACTTGCAAGAAACCCACCACAAATCACATGCAACCATCGCGAATATGAGCAACTTCCAAATAACAAAGAAGGGACCATCATTTCTTATGATGAGAACGATATGGTTCAACGCTCCTTCTTCTTTGGACCAACTGAAATAGCTTCCCTTCGTCGTTTGGTTCCACGTCACCTTGGCCAATGCACTCGATTTGAGCTTATAACTGCATGCTTATGGCGTTGCCGTACAAAAGCATTGCAACTTGCACCAGAAGATGATGTTCGCATGATGTGCATCGTGAATGCACGCGCTAGGTTTAACCCTATTATACCCCTTGGTTATTACGGAAACGCTTTTGTTTATCCGGCAGCAGTTGCGAGTGTAAGGAAGCTTTGTGAAAATCCGTTTGGTTATGCCGTAGAGTTAATAAAGAAAGTAAAAGCTGAGGTGACAGAAGAGTACGTGCGTTCAGTGGCAGATCTAATGGTTACAAAAGGACGACCCTTATTTACAACCGTAGGATCTTGCATTGTGTCAAACTTGACACGTTTTGGGTTAAAAGAAGCGGATTTTGGATGGGGCAAAGCATTATATGCTGGTGTGTCTCAAGGTGGAGCTGGGCCGGCTTTTCATGGAGCAACtttttttatgaattatgaaaatgaaaaaggagaaaaaggtgTATTATTTCCAATTTACTTGCCTTCCAACGCTATGGAGAGATTTGAGAAAGAGTTGGGTGATTTTCTTGGTGGAGACTTTAATAATAATCAGCCTACAAAGAGTGATGAAATTCCTATGTTTATGAGGTCTACCTTGTAG